In Streptomyces sp. NBC_00344, the genomic window GCCATGGCGACCGGCCCGAACCGGGGGTCGCGGTTGACACCCACGATGAGTTCTACGCCGTCTGTGGGATCGGCCATCGCCTCGACGGAGTAGGAGGCGGCTCCGAGCCGGCCGGCCATCTCCCGGTAGGCGGCCACCAGGGCCTCCCGGTCGGGCAGCCCGAGCGCCACCCCGCCGGCGTCGGACTTGTGCAGCAGGTGCAGCGCCTTGAGGACGTACGGCCCGGGGAACTCGTCCGCCGCGGCGCGCAGTCCGGCCTCGTCGGTGATCTCCCGGGCTGCGGGGAAGGGCACTCCCGCCGCGCTGAGCAGCGCCCGGATGCCGTGGTATCCGCTGTCCCGCAGGGGTGGCGCCGCGGGCGGCAGCGGGCACACGCCGGCGGGTCCCGCGGTCCGGGCCGCGGTCATGGCTGTCAGCGCACGCGCCGCGTCCTCGGTGGCGGCAAACACCGGGATGCCCCCGTCGACCAGTGTCCGGCAGCTCGGCGCTTCGGGGAACATCGACTGCACCACCAGGGGCTTGGCCGTCGCCGTCGCGTGGCTGACCATCTGCCGGGCGGTCTCCAGCTCGCCGGCCGCGAGTGCGTTGCCGCCGCCCATCGTTCCGCTGTCGGATGCCGGGCCGCCCAGCCCACCCTTGGCGGCCGAGTAGCCGCCGAAGTAACCGGTCAGCAGGACGGAATCGATGTCGTCGGAGGCGAGCAGCGCACCGACGGTGTCACCGTACGAGTGCGGGTTCTGCTCGCCCATCCCGGCGAGATCGACGGGGTTGCCGACGGCGGACTGGGCCCACAGCAGGGTCCGGAGCCGGTCCTGGTCGGCGGGGCCGAGTTCGGGAACGCAAAGTCCCGCGGATTCCGCGGCGTCCGCTGCGATGGCTCCGTGACCGCCGCCGTCGGTGCACACCGCTGTCCGGTGCCCGGTGGCGCGTCGTCCGCCGTCGAGCGCGGCGAGCACAACGGCCATTTCGCGTGGTGTGGCGACCAGTTCCACACCCGCGTCGCGGCAGGCCGCGGCCACGACGTCGGCGGAGGTGGTCAGGGCGCCGGTGTGCGATTGTGCGCTGCGGGCGGATGCGGAGCCGCGACCCGCGGTGAGCAGCACGACCGGTTTACCCGCGGCGGCGGCTGCCTCGGCGAAGGCACGGCCGTCCCCGAAGTCCTCCGCGTACACGGCAATGGCGCGGGTGGGCTGGTGCCGGGCGGCGTCCTCTACGAGGTCGACCAGGGTGACGTCGGCCTGGTTGCCGAGGGAGACGAAGCGGGAGAATCCCAACCCGTGTGGAGCACAGCGGAGTTGGAGTTCGAGGGCGAGGTTGCCGCTCTGGCTGAGCAGCGCGATGCCGCCGGGCGCGAACCGGTCCGATGCGAGATAGAGCTCGGTTGTGTTGTCGGTGATGCCGAGGCAGTTGGGGCCGACGAGGACGGCGCCGGCCTCGCGCACCCGTGCGGCGATGGCCTGTTGGCGCGCCAGTCCCGCGGGACCCGTTTCGGCGAAGCCGGCGGTGATACCGACGATGGCACGGGCGCCGCAGGCCAGTGCGTCGTCGACGGCGGTCTCGAACCCGGCACCCGGTACGGCGATCACCACGAGATCGACGGGTTCGCCGATGTCGGCGAGGCCGGTGGCGGCGGCGCGTCCCAGGACCGTTCCGCCGCGGCGGTTCACGAGGTGGACGGGCCGGCGGCCGGGAGCCCTCAGGGCCTGGGAGGCGACCGCGTGGCCGTACTTCGCCGGGTCGTCACTGGCACCGACCACCGCTACCGACGTGGGGTCGAACAGGGCCGACAGGTCACGTCCCATGGTCACCTCTCCCACTTGAGGGCGGAGTTGGGGCAGGCCGCGGCGGCGCTGGCGGCGGCTTCGGCGGCGCCGGAGCCGGGCTGGGCGACGACGGTGGCATAGCCCCATTCATCGAGGTCGATGAGATCGGGAGCCGGTTCATGGCAGAGGCCGTAGCCCTGGCAGCGGGTGGCGTCGAGGAGAAGCTTCACGGGGGATTCCTTTCAGCGAGGGCAGGGTGCGGAGTCCGGGAGGGTTTCGGCCCGGTCGGTCACCTTCGGTACGGCCACGGTCAGTTGCCGTGCCGCGCGGGCATCGCGTTCACAGGTCGGGCAGGGGCCGTCCAGATGGGAGCTGACGAGGTGCGGGAAAGCCCGCAGCAGGCTGCCGGCCGTACCCGCCGCGGCGTCGAGCAGCCCGCAGGCGCCGCGACCGGGCAGGGCGGTGGACCAGCGGTGGAGGTTGGTGTGCACGCCGGCCTCAGCGGTGCCGGAGGCGAGTGCGGTCAGCGCATCGTGGATCGATCCGGTACCCGCGACGCAGACGCCGCACTGGCGTGTGCTCTGTGCCGCGAGGTGGCGGGCGGCGAGGGCGGCGACGGAGACCGGGCACTCGTCAGGGGCGAGGAAGCGGATCGCTGCGCATCCCAGGGCGGTGCCGGCGGCGCTCAGGGTGTCGGGGTCGAGGGCGAGGTCCAGGGACCGGGGTCCGATGAGTCCGCCGAACAGTCCGCCCATCAGGGCGCCGACCGGCTCCGGAGTGCCCTGGGTCCGCGCCAGGGTGCGCAGCGTGGTGCCGTACGGCACCTCGGCGAGCAGCGGTCCGGCGCTCCCGCCGGAGAGCGTCACCAGGGTGGCGCGGGCCGTGCGGCGCCGCTCCTCCGGCCGTGCGGCGAGGAGCGCGATCCGGGCCAGGGTCTCGACGTTGGCGATGAGTGTCGGTGCACCACCGACGCCCTGTTCGTA contains:
- a CDS encoding acetate--CoA ligase family protein, whose amino-acid sequence is MGRDLSALFDPTSVAVVGASDDPAKYGHAVASQALRAPGRRPVHLVNRRGGTVLGRAAATGLADIGEPVDLVVIAVPGAGFETAVDDALACGARAIVGITAGFAETGPAGLARQQAIAARVREAGAVLVGPNCLGITDNTTELYLASDRFAPGGIALLSQSGNLALELQLRCAPHGLGFSRFVSLGNQADVTLVDLVEDAARHQPTRAIAVYAEDFGDGRAFAEAAAAAGKPVVLLTAGRGSASARSAQSHTGALTTSADVVAAACRDAGVELVATPREMAVVLAALDGGRRATGHRTAVCTDGGGHGAIAADAAESAGLCVPELGPADQDRLRTLLWAQSAVGNPVDLAGMGEQNPHSYGDTVGALLASDDIDSVLLTGYFGGYSAAKGGLGGPASDSGTMGGGNALAAGELETARQMVSHATATAKPLVVQSMFPEAPSCRTLVDGGIPVFAATEDAARALTAMTAARTAGPAGVCPLPPAAPPLRDSGYHGIRALLSAAGVPFPAAREITDEAGLRAAADEFPGPYVLKALHLLHKSDAGGVALGLPDREALVAAYREMAGRLGAASYSVEAMADPTDGVELIVGVNRDPRFGPVAMAGLGGVLTEALHDVAFSLAPVPAARGERLLTGLRTSALLRGVRGRPAVDVAAAAAAIERITEVAAAHPEIAELEVNPLLVRPDGVLALDARAVLA
- a CDS encoding ferredoxin, giving the protein MKLLLDATRCQGYGLCHEPAPDLIDLDEWGYATVVAQPGSGAAEAAASAAAACPNSALKWER
- a CDS encoding NADH-ubiquinone oxidoreductase-F iron-sulfur binding region domain-containing protein → MTGTDSLLSRGAPAVLGMTPERTEAADEYAATGGYRDATGPGELLGHIAAAGLRGRGGAGFPVAVKLRAVRDAGAPPVVVANGEEGEPGSVKDRWLLRARPHLVLDGLARAAAITGARRGYVYLADPVAGERIRRALTERETELPVEVIETPHTYVAGEETAVVRRINGGPALPTAKPPRPYEQGVGGAPTLIANVETLARIALLAARPEERRRTARATLVTLSGGSAGPLLAEVPYGTTLRTLARTQGTPEPVGALMGGLFGGLIGPRSLDLALDPDTLSAAGTALGCAAIRFLAPDECPVSVAALAARHLAAQSTRQCGVCVAGTGSIHDALTALASGTAEAGVHTNLHRWSTALPGRGACGLLDAAAGTAGSLLRAFPHLVSSHLDGPCPTCERDARAARQLTVAVPKVTDRAETLPDSAPCPR